AAAACCTCCAGCGGGAAGACCTGAATCCTATTGATCAGGCAAAGGGGATATTGGCGTATATCCAAGCAAAACTTCCCGATAAAAATTATGATGTGGATGGGGTGATGAGCGAGTTAGTGACCTATAACCGGAGGCGTGAAGATGCTCCTGAAGCATTTGCGTCCACTGTGGACACAAATATGGAAATCTCCGGAAAGGCTTACACTTCCTTGTTCCGCACGTTATCGCTTTTAAAAAATCCTCCTGAGATTCAAGCTGAAATCCGGGCAGGAAACCTCCCTGTTTCACAGGGGTACCTCTTCGCTGCGAACCTCGAATGTCCCGACCGCATGCAGATATTTACCGACATTTTGAAAACGCCTGTAACCAATGCCACCCTGAATAATCTGCTCACAGCATACAAAAAGATCAAACCAGTCCCAGGTGTTACAAAACCCCTACCCATGACAAAGCAGGTTGCCAGCTTACGATCCATAGAGTCAAACATTGAGATGGGCATCGCAACATACACAAGGCCTGACCTTGAGACGCTTCTTGATGAGCTGCGGGTTTTCTGTGCTTTAGTGGAACTGCGAATACCGATTGCGCCAATGCCTGCCCCGGGCAAGAAAAAGCCCCCTCAGGTGTGAAAAAGGCAGTGAATAGTGAATAGTAGATAATGAATAGTTAAAAAGGCAGAAAATATGAAATGTTGTGAATGGTGAATGGTTTTTTGACTAATGACTATTCACTGCAGTTAAGATACGAGATACGGATTTTAAAATATGGCAAAGGATATAGATTCACAACTAAAATCCATTCAATAGGGAGAGTAGGTTTAAAATAAAGGTAAGGAGGACAATTGTGAAATATGCACTGAAATTTGTAATGCTTATTTCTATTTTTGCATTAATGACAGGGCGTGCTGCAGCAGGAGCATCAGAAGGTGACGATGCTTATCGTGCAGGCAATTACGAGAAAGCCATCAAAGAGTACAAGTCATGCGTCAGCGGTGAGGGTGATACAGGAAAGTTATCCTGTTGGTGTTCGTTTATGCTCGGCAAGGTATTATTAGACAAAAAACAATATTCAGAGGCTATCACGCATCTAAAAAGAGCCGTAGATATAGCACCCAAGGCAAAGTGCATTTCTTATGGATGGACGCCGGCATGGTACTTTTGGCTGGGTAAGGCATATTATGAAACCCGGCAATTTAAAGATGCGATTGTTGCTTTTGAAAAAGCAGCTACGCTCTCAGCAGATAAGTTGGAGCAACAGATACCAAGTCTTCCGAATGTTTCACCTGAAGTTAGAAAGTATGTTTTATCCATGGTGCCCCGCAAAAGCAGTTGTTATTTCTGGCTTGGCAGTACTTATTATCGAAATGCTCAATATCAAGAGTCAGTAAATGCACTTAAGCAAGCTATTGATTTAGATCCTACAGCAATAAATTTCTATATAGATCTTGCCAGTTCTTATAGAGAATTAAAACAGTATGATAATGCCATGGCTGCAGTGAAAAGATCGATAGAAATCAAACCCAGTGACTATGCTTATGGAATATTAGCCACAATATATACAGCCCAAAAAC
This genomic window from Pseudomonadota bacterium contains:
- a CDS encoding tetratricopeptide repeat protein, encoding MKYALKFVMLISIFALMTGRAAAGASEGDDAYRAGNYEKAIKEYKSCVSGEGDTGKLSCWCSFMLGKVLLDKKQYSEAITHLKRAVDIAPKAKCISYGWTPAWYFWLGKAYYETRQFKDAIVAFEKAATLSADKLEQQIPSLPNVSPEVRKYVLSMVPRKSSCYFWLGSTYYRNAQYQESVNALKQAIDLDPTAINFYIDLASSYRELKQYDNAMAAVKRSIEIKPSDYAYGILATIYTAQKQYDEAIGAYKKSIEINPKNADQYIRLAQIYDDKENYSEAVSTYNKALEIAPNNPVNPVLHFNLATAYWAMGRYDEVISITDRGLKVWTSTGTGLEQAISIENGYPVVKTIFKDARAQVFEYGPAKKADIQFGDKIIKIDGQSTKGEDIAKIIQRMFGHAGRQVTLTIERNGFKEPLTKVITQETYILKGGASFLALRSLAYREKGNLEYAFKDAEKAYSLDPNDRWAKSAMSIAYIDKGQYN